A DNA window from Massilia putida contains the following coding sequences:
- the thrS gene encoding threonine--tRNA ligase, translating into MLNVRLPDGSSRQFEGPVTVAQVASSIAPSLAKAALAGKVNGKVVDTSFLIESDADLAIVTDKDPEGLDVIRHSTAHLLAYAVKELFPEAQVTIGPVIDNGFYYDFSYKRPFTPDDLQAIEKKMAELAKKDEPVTRKVLPRDEAVAYFKSIGEDYKAEIIASIPANEDVSLYTEGKFTDLCRGPHVPSTGKLKVFKLMKLAGAYWRGDSKNEMLQRVYGTAWAKKEDQEQYLHMLEEAEKRDHRKLGKQLDFFHFQDEAPGLIFWHPKGWTIWQQIEQYMRKTYQVTGYNEVKAPQIIDVSLWQKTGHWDNYRENMFTTESENRTYALKPMNCPGHVQIYNAGLRSYRDLPLRYGEFGQCHRNESSGALHGLMRVRGFTQDDGHVFCTEEQIAPEVVAFHAQAMKVYEDFGFENIDVKIALRPENRIGSDEVWDQAEEALRSALRGCGVTWTELPGEGAFYGPKIEYHLKDSLGRPWQVGTMQVDFSMPGRLGAEYVAEDNSRKVPVMLHRAIVGSMERFIGILIENYAGALPLWLAPVQVAILNISDAQADYVKQVEAKLKAAGLRVHADLRNEKITYKIREHSVQKLPYILVVGDKERDANTVAVRARGNVDLGVMSVDALLERLQGEVASKAK; encoded by the coding sequence ATGTTGAATGTTCGCCTCCCGGACGGCTCGAGCCGTCAATTCGAAGGTCCGGTGACGGTCGCCCAGGTGGCGTCCAGCATCGCCCCGAGCCTGGCCAAGGCCGCGCTGGCCGGCAAGGTCAACGGCAAGGTCGTCGACACCTCGTTCCTGATCGAGAGCGATGCCGACCTGGCCATCGTCACGGACAAGGACCCGGAAGGCCTGGACGTCATCCGTCACTCGACCGCCCACCTGCTGGCCTATGCCGTCAAGGAATTGTTCCCGGAAGCGCAAGTGACGATCGGCCCCGTGATCGACAACGGTTTCTACTACGACTTTTCCTACAAGCGCCCGTTCACGCCGGACGATCTGCAAGCCATCGAGAAGAAGATGGCCGAGCTCGCCAAGAAGGATGAGCCGGTCACCCGCAAGGTGTTGCCGCGCGACGAAGCGGTCGCGTACTTCAAATCGATCGGCGAAGACTACAAGGCCGAGATCATCGCGTCGATCCCGGCGAACGAGGACGTGTCGCTGTACACCGAAGGCAAGTTCACCGACCTGTGCCGCGGTCCGCACGTGCCGTCGACCGGCAAGCTGAAAGTCTTCAAGCTGATGAAGCTGGCCGGCGCGTACTGGCGCGGCGATTCGAAGAACGAGATGCTGCAGCGTGTCTACGGCACCGCCTGGGCGAAGAAGGAAGACCAGGAGCAATATTTGCACATGCTGGAAGAGGCCGAGAAGCGCGACCACCGCAAGCTGGGCAAGCAGCTGGACTTCTTCCACTTCCAGGACGAGGCGCCGGGCCTGATCTTCTGGCACCCGAAAGGCTGGACCATCTGGCAGCAGATCGAGCAATACATGCGCAAGACCTACCAGGTCACCGGCTACAACGAGGTCAAGGCGCCGCAGATCATCGACGTCAGCCTGTGGCAGAAGACCGGTCACTGGGACAATTATCGTGAAAACATGTTCACGACCGAGTCGGAAAACCGCACCTATGCGCTGAAGCCGATGAACTGCCCGGGCCACGTGCAGATCTACAACGCCGGTCTGCGTTCGTACCGCGACCTGCCGCTGCGCTACGGCGAGTTCGGCCAGTGCCACCGCAACGAATCGTCGGGCGCGCTGCACGGCCTGATGCGCGTGCGCGGTTTCACCCAGGACGACGGCCACGTGTTCTGCACCGAAGAGCAGATCGCGCCGGAAGTGGTGGCCTTCCACGCCCAGGCGATGAAGGTGTACGAGGACTTCGGTTTCGAGAACATCGACGTCAAGATCGCGCTGCGTCCGGAAAATCGCATCGGTTCCGACGAGGTGTGGGACCAGGCCGAAGAAGCGCTGCGTTCCGCGCTGCGCGGCTGCGGCGTGACCTGGACCGAGCTGCCGGGCGAGGGCGCGTTCTACGGTCCCAAGATCGAATATCACCTGAAGGACAGCCTCGGCCGTCCGTGGCAGGTCGGCACGATGCAGGTCGACTTCTCGATGCCGGGCCGCCTGGGCGCCGAATATGTCGCGGAAGACAACAGCCGCAAGGTGCCCGTGATGCTGCACCGCGCGATCGTCGGCTCGATGGAACGCTTCATCGGCATCCTGATCGAGAACTATGCGGGTGCGCTGCCGCTGTGGCTGGCGCCGGTCCAGGTCGCGATCTTGAACATCTCGGATGCGCAGGCCGATTACGTCAAGCAAGTCGAAGCAAAGCTGAAGGCGGCCGGTTTGCGTGTTCACGCTGATTTGCGGAACGAGAAGATTACCTATAAAATTCGGGAGCATTCCGTCCAAAAACTGCCGTACATCCTAGTTGTCGGCGATAAAGAGCGGGATGCCAACACTGTGGCCGTTCGCGCCCGCGGCAATGTCGATCTCGGCGTCATGTCGGTCGATGCGCTGCTGGAACGCCTCCAAGGCGAGGTAGCATCCAAGGCGAAGTAA
- a CDS encoding ABC transporter permease yields MPITSLLYVKPRLWGVMAARYAASWWAMLHLGAVALVMALSPSTYHRANRLATSRYIYASTWQVLPWFTVLTALVSLVIIRIVLVTAQSYGLSRYALEMVVRVLVLELLPLSAAMFAALRAGMAFDASAMGLARSGVPAGEATAETLRRLRRDLVPQVIANAFSVLSLAMVSSTIVLVLAYLNVYGLSPWGLPDYTRTVGRVFDPTVTLGFVFKTVLFGLAVAVIPSAAILELLRRPRRLRTNVQPGALRLLFVLLLIEASSLAVKYI; encoded by the coding sequence ATGCCAATCACCTCCCTCCTGTACGTCAAACCGCGCCTGTGGGGCGTCATGGCCGCGCGTTACGCCGCCAGCTGGTGGGCCATGCTGCACCTGGGCGCCGTCGCCCTCGTGATGGCGCTGTCGCCGTCCACCTATCACCGCGCCAACCGCCTCGCCACGTCGCGCTACATCTATGCGAGCACGTGGCAGGTGCTGCCGTGGTTCACGGTGCTGACGGCGCTCGTCAGCCTCGTCATCATCCGCATCGTGCTCGTCACCGCCCAGAGCTACGGCCTGTCGCGCTATGCGCTGGAGATGGTCGTGCGGGTGCTCGTGCTCGAACTGCTGCCGCTGTCGGCCGCGATGTTCGCCGCGCTGCGGGCCGGCATGGCGTTCGACGCCAGCGCCATGGGGCTCGCGCGCAGCGGCGTGCCGGCCGGTGAGGCGACGGCCGAGACCTTGCGCCGCCTGCGCCGTGACCTCGTGCCGCAGGTGATCGCCAACGCGTTTTCCGTGCTGAGCCTCGCGATGGTCTCCAGCACCATCGTGCTCGTGCTGGCCTACCTGAACGTGTACGGCCTGTCGCCGTGGGGCCTGCCGGACTACACGCGCACGGTGGGCCGCGTGTTCGACCCGACGGTGACGCTCGGCTTCGTGTTCAAGACGGTGCTGTTCGGGCTCGCGGTGGCCGTGATCCCGAGCGCCGCCATCCTGGAACTGCTGCGCCGCCCGCGCCGCCTGCGCACGAACGTGCAGCCGGGCGCGCTGCGGCTGCTGTTCGTGCTGCTGCTGATCGAGGCCAGTTCGCTGGCCGTCAAATACATTTAA
- the rpmI gene encoding 50S ribosomal protein L35 — MPKMKTKSSAKKRFRVRPGGTVKSGMAFKRHILTKKTTKNKRQLRGTRNINASDVQSVYRMMPSAV; from the coding sequence ATGCCGAAAATGAAAACCAAAAGCTCCGCGAAAAAGCGTTTTCGCGTGCGCCCGGGTGGTACCGTCAAATCGGGTATGGCGTTCAAGCGTCACATCCTGACCAAGAAAACCACCAAGAACAAGCGCCAGCTGCGTGGCACCCGTAACATCAATGCGTCCGACGTCCAAAGCGTCTACCGCATGATGCCGTCTGCTGTTTAA
- a CDS encoding NAD(P)/FAD-dependent oxidoreductase: MPTPSDLATAHVYDTLIVGGGPGGLTAAIYLRRFTRNVALVDKGNSRLRLIPVSHNYPGFPEGVPGHILLGNLATQLQRYGGCVMPGEVNDLRIEDGLFVADYVPEGEDGIVTIRAHTVVLATGVADAGLPIENWREAVAFGSVRLCPVCDGFDVIDKRIAVATADVNPVGHALFMRTFSADVTLFERGSPSMLSIEDRRRLIAAGVRIVDSPLVSVTLDASMKPVLHTEDGQEHDADVFYPMLGENARSGLAAKLGARTAQCDEIVVDDHQQTTVPGLYAIGDVVVGLNQIAVATGQAARAAVRIHNQLPPALRPARQHLEAAPGTGA; this comes from the coding sequence ATGCCTACCCCATCCGACCTTGCCACGGCCCACGTTTACGACACCCTGATCGTCGGCGGCGGCCCGGGCGGTCTCACCGCCGCCATCTACCTGCGCCGGTTCACGCGCAACGTCGCCCTCGTCGACAAGGGCAACAGCCGCCTGCGCCTGATCCCCGTCTCGCACAACTACCCCGGGTTTCCGGAAGGCGTCCCGGGCCACATCCTGCTGGGCAACCTCGCAACGCAGCTGCAGCGCTACGGCGGCTGCGTGATGCCGGGCGAAGTCAACGACCTGCGCATCGAGGACGGCCTGTTCGTCGCGGATTACGTGCCCGAGGGCGAAGACGGCATCGTCACCATCCGCGCCCACACGGTGGTGCTGGCGACGGGCGTCGCCGACGCCGGCCTGCCCATCGAGAACTGGCGCGAAGCCGTGGCCTTCGGGTCCGTGCGCCTGTGCCCCGTGTGCGACGGCTTCGACGTGATCGACAAGCGCATCGCCGTCGCCACCGCCGACGTGAATCCCGTCGGCCACGCGCTGTTCATGCGCACGTTCAGCGCGGACGTGACCCTGTTCGAACGGGGCTCGCCGTCGATGCTGAGCATCGAGGACCGCCGCCGGCTGATTGCGGCCGGCGTGCGCATCGTCGATTCGCCGCTGGTGTCCGTCACGCTCGACGCGTCGATGAAGCCCGTGCTGCACACCGAGGATGGCCAGGAGCATGACGCCGATGTGTTCTATCCGATGCTGGGCGAGAATGCTCGATCGGGACTCGCCGCGAAGCTGGGCGCGCGCACGGCGCAGTGCGACGAGATCGTCGTGGACGACCACCAGCAGACGACGGTGCCGGGCCTCTATGCGATCGGCGACGTGGTCGTGGGCCTGAACCAGATCGCCGTGGCGACGGGCCAGGCCGCGCGCGCGGCCGTGCGCATCCACAACCAGCTGCCGCCCGCGCTGCGTCCCGCGCGGCAGCATCTGGAAGCGGCGCCGGGCACCGGCGCGTAG
- a CDS encoding RelA/SpoT family protein — MVSIVALGDATTQLVHGLGPEDCARVRGALDFAAASYADRAAATGQSAFEFSLGVAGTLALLGSDAETRIAGLLFELAIVEPGVAEALEERFGKEVADMVRGVHQLIRLRDLTAAQAPVGRGKNAAQEAMAQVETLRKMLLAMASDMRVVLIRLASCVITLRFFAEHKRFDDVTRNYGREVLDLYAPLANRLGIFQLKWELEDLSFRMMEPDTYKRIAKMLEEKRMLRESFVASSIERLQKELAAAGIKAEVFGRPKHIYSIWKKMRGKELDFSELYDVRAFRVIVDDIKTCYTVLGVVHNIWTPIPKEFDDYISRPKANGYQSLHTVVTAEDGRPLEVQIRTHEMHNFAEYGVAAHWRYKEEGGSNFKSQEYDEKIAWLRQLLAWKTEVASAVTGQEELQREWVEKLKSTTLDDRIFVLTPQARVLELPVGATPIDFAYHLHSEVGHRCRGAKVDGVMVPLNTPLKNGQTCEVITAKGPAGSQGPSRDWLSPGYTVSSRTRSKIRAWFHALELAETLGHGRALVEKSLQREGKTAVNLDTLAHKLGFTKVDDLFIAVGKEKFSLRHVEAALHDTGAPAAPAADEAVVNKSRASSVEQGAKSGVLVVGTEGLMTQLARCCKPAPPDPIVGFVTRGKGVSIHRASCKNFAEMAARSPERVLETEWGTTGLETVFPVDIFILASDRQGLLRDISEVLAISKINVIGVNTQSSKGTAKMVFTAEISSTGQLQKALAAIAEVKGVQQARRT, encoded by the coding sequence ATGGTATCGATTGTCGCGCTCGGCGACGCCACCACCCAGCTGGTCCATGGGCTCGGTCCTGAGGACTGTGCGCGCGTAAGAGGCGCGCTCGACTTCGCGGCCGCGTCGTATGCCGACCGCGCTGCGGCCACCGGCCAAAGCGCGTTCGAGTTCTCGCTGGGCGTGGCCGGCACGCTGGCGCTGCTCGGCAGCGATGCCGAGACCCGCATCGCCGGCCTGCTGTTCGAGCTGGCGATCGTGGAGCCGGGCGTGGCCGAGGCGCTCGAGGAGCGCTTCGGCAAGGAAGTGGCGGACATGGTGCGCGGCGTGCACCAGCTGATCCGCCTGCGCGACCTGACGGCGGCCCAGGCCCCCGTCGGGCGCGGCAAGAATGCGGCCCAGGAAGCGATGGCGCAGGTCGAGACCTTGCGCAAGATGCTGCTGGCGATGGCCAGCGACATGCGCGTCGTGCTGATCCGTCTCGCGTCGTGCGTGATCACGCTGCGCTTCTTCGCGGAGCACAAGCGCTTCGACGACGTCACGCGCAACTACGGCCGCGAAGTGCTGGACCTGTACGCGCCGCTCGCCAACCGCCTCGGCATCTTCCAGCTGAAATGGGAGCTGGAAGACCTGTCGTTTCGGATGATGGAGCCGGACACGTATAAACGCATCGCCAAGATGCTCGAAGAGAAGCGCATGCTGCGCGAAAGCTTCGTGGCGTCGTCGATCGAGCGCCTGCAGAAGGAGCTCGCGGCCGCCGGCATCAAGGCCGAGGTCTTCGGCCGGCCGAAGCACATCTACAGCATCTGGAAGAAGATGCGCGGCAAGGAGCTCGATTTCTCCGAGCTGTACGACGTGCGCGCGTTCCGCGTGATCGTCGACGACATCAAGACGTGCTACACGGTGCTGGGCGTCGTCCACAACATCTGGACGCCGATCCCGAAGGAATTCGACGACTACATCTCGCGTCCGAAAGCGAACGGCTACCAGTCGCTGCACACGGTCGTGACGGCCGAGGACGGGCGGCCGCTGGAAGTGCAGATCCGCACCCACGAGATGCACAACTTCGCCGAATACGGCGTGGCCGCGCACTGGCGCTACAAGGAAGAAGGCGGCTCGAATTTTAAGAGCCAGGAATACGACGAAAAGATCGCGTGGCTGCGCCAGCTGCTGGCGTGGAAGACCGAGGTCGCGAGCGCCGTCACGGGCCAGGAAGAGCTGCAGCGCGAATGGGTCGAGAAGCTGAAATCGACCACGCTGGACGACCGCATCTTCGTGCTGACGCCGCAGGCGCGCGTGCTCGAGCTGCCGGTCGGCGCGACGCCCATCGACTTCGCCTATCACCTGCACAGCGAAGTGGGACACCGCTGCCGCGGCGCCAAGGTCGACGGCGTGATGGTCCCGCTGAACACGCCGCTGAAGAACGGCCAGACGTGCGAGGTCATCACGGCGAAGGGCCCGGCCGGCAGCCAGGGGCCGTCGCGCGACTGGCTCAGTCCCGGCTACACGGTCTCGAGCCGTACGCGCTCGAAGATCCGCGCCTGGTTCCACGCGCTGGAACTGGCCGAGACCCTGGGGCACGGCCGCGCGCTCGTCGAGAAATCGCTGCAGCGCGAAGGCAAGACGGCCGTCAACCTGGATACGCTGGCGCACAAGCTGGGGTTCACGAAGGTCGACGACCTGTTCATCGCCGTCGGCAAGGAAAAATTCAGCCTGCGCCACGTGGAAGCGGCGCTGCACGACACGGGCGCGCCGGCGGCCCCGGCCGCGGACGAAGCCGTCGTCAACAAGAGCCGCGCGTCGAGCGTGGAGCAGGGCGCCAAGTCGGGCGTGCTGGTCGTCGGCACGGAAGGCCTGATGACGCAGCTCGCGCGCTGCTGCAAGCCGGCGCCGCCGGACCCGATCGTGGGCTTCGTCACGCGCGGCAAGGGCGTGTCGATCCACCGCGCCAGCTGCAAGAATTTCGCCGAGATGGCGGCCCGGAGCCCGGAACGCGTGCTCGAGACGGAATGGGGCACGACGGGCCTGGAGACGGTGTTCCCGGTCGATATCTTCATCCTCGCGAGCGACCGCCAAGGCCTGTTGCGCGACATTTCCGAAGTGCTGGCCATCTCGAAGATCAACGTGATCGGCGTGAATACCCAGAGCAGCAAGGGCACGGCTAAGATGGTGTTCACGGCGGAGATCAGCTCGACCGGCCAGTTGCAGAAGGCGCTCGCGGCGATCGCCGAGGTGAAGGGCGTACAGCAGGCACGGCGCACCTGA
- the infC gene encoding translation initiation factor IF-3: protein MLTFKGNNIATDKSSHRINGEINYPEMRLNGVDNEPLGIVSLAEAFRLAEEANVDLVEIAPNAVPPVCRLMDYGKFKYSEQKKAHEAKLKQKIIQVKEIKFRPGTDEGDYSIKLRNLIKFLEEGDKTKITLRFRGREMAHQDIGARMLERLRGDLEPYGQVEQFPKLEGRQMIMVVAPKKKK from the coding sequence ATTCTTACTTTCAAAGGAAACAACATAGCTACTGACAAGTCGTCACATCGCATCAATGGCGAAATCAACTATCCCGAAATGCGTCTGAACGGGGTGGACAACGAGCCGCTGGGCATTGTGAGCCTGGCCGAGGCGTTTCGTCTGGCCGAAGAAGCGAACGTGGATCTGGTGGAAATCGCGCCGAACGCGGTTCCCCCTGTCTGCCGCCTGATGGACTATGGCAAGTTCAAGTATTCGGAGCAGAAGAAGGCGCACGAAGCCAAGCTGAAGCAGAAGATCATCCAGGTCAAGGAAATCAAATTCCGTCCGGGTACGGACGAGGGTGACTACAGCATCAAGCTGCGTAACCTGATCAAGTTCCTGGAAGAGGGCGACAAGACCAAGATCACGCTGCGCTTCCGCGGCCGCGAGATGGCCCACCAGGACATCGGCGCGCGCATGCTGGAGCGTCTGCGCGGCGACCTCGAGCCGTATGGCCAGGTCGAGCAGTTCCCAAAGCTGGAAGGCCGCCAGATGATCATGGTGGTTGCGCCCAAGAAGAAGAAATAA
- the rplT gene encoding 50S ribosomal protein L20, with product MPRVKRGVTARARHKKVLELAKGYRGRRSKVFRIAKQAVMRAGQYAYRDRRNKKRVFRALWITRINAASRSHGMTYSAFMNGLKKAAIELDRKVLADMAVNDKPAFAAIVNTVKAKLAA from the coding sequence ATGCCTCGAGTAAAACGTGGGGTTACTGCACGTGCCCGTCACAAGAAGGTTCTTGAGCTTGCCAAAGGCTATCGTGGCCGCCGCAGCAAAGTATTCCGTATTGCCAAGCAAGCAGTCATGCGTGCCGGCCAGTACGCATACCGCGACCGCCGCAACAAGAAGCGCGTTTTCCGCGCACTGTGGATCACCCGTATCAACGCGGCTTCGCGTTCGCACGGCATGACCTACAGCGCATTCATGAACGGCCTGAAGAAAGCCGCGATTGAACTGGACCGTAAAGTCCTGGCCGACATGGCTGTCAACGACAAGCCGGCTTTTGCCGCTATCGTGAACACCGTCAAGGCAAAGCTGGCTGCTTAA
- a CDS encoding RidA family protein produces MEIKRLHVGKRLSEVAIHNGTVYLAGQIASDTKQDILGQTREVLGHIDRLLAEAGSDKSRILSTQIYITDMANFPAMNTVWEAWVVPGQTPPRATVEAKLADPACLVEVVVVAAQA; encoded by the coding sequence ATGGAAATCAAACGACTGCACGTAGGCAAACGACTGTCCGAAGTCGCCATCCACAACGGTACGGTGTACCTGGCCGGCCAGATCGCCAGCGACACGAAGCAGGACATCCTCGGCCAGACGCGCGAAGTGCTGGGCCACATCGACCGCCTGCTGGCGGAGGCGGGCAGCGACAAGAGCCGTATCCTCTCCACCCAGATCTACATCACCGACATGGCCAACTTCCCGGCGATGAACACGGTGTGGGAAGCGTGGGTCGTGCCGGGCCAGACGCCGCCGCGCGCCACCGTCGAAGCCAAGCTGGCCGATCCGGCCTGCCTGGTCGAAGTCGTCGTCGTGGCCGCCCAGGCGTAA
- a CDS encoding cation diffusion facilitator family transporter, with the protein MSDQADSSAHLHAHLDGDARHAHTIEGRSQKAMAIALGLTLLYALVEVISGFLSNSLALISDAGHMVTDAAALGLALLAQLIARRPPSARHSFGFVRAEALAAFVNSLAMLLLVGWIMFEAAQRLLHPEYVAGGTVFIVAGIGACINITVAWVLSRDEQSINTRAALVNVLGDLLGSIAAIAAGAVIHFTGWVRIDPILSIFVSLLILKSTVGILRESYHFLMEGVPRHIDYLQIGADLAAIAGVRSVHDLHVWDMSPGEPALIGHLEIDDLTAWPDVLRTVKEMLLDKHGIDHVTLQPETVH; encoded by the coding sequence ATGTCCGACCAAGCCGACTCTTCCGCCCACCTCCACGCCCACCTCGACGGCGATGCCCGCCACGCCCACACGATCGAAGGCCGCAGCCAGAAGGCGATGGCCATCGCGCTCGGGCTGACCCTCCTGTATGCGCTCGTCGAGGTCATCAGCGGCTTCCTGTCGAATTCGCTCGCGCTGATCTCGGACGCCGGTCACATGGTCACCGATGCCGCCGCCCTCGGCCTCGCTTTGCTGGCCCAGCTGATCGCGCGCCGACCGCCGTCCGCGCGCCATTCGTTCGGCTTCGTGCGCGCGGAGGCGCTGGCCGCGTTCGTCAACAGCCTCGCCATGCTGCTGCTCGTGGGCTGGATCATGTTCGAGGCCGCCCAGCGCCTCCTGCACCCCGAGTACGTGGCCGGCGGCACGGTCTTCATCGTCGCCGGCATCGGCGCGTGCATCAATATTACCGTCGCCTGGGTGCTGTCGCGCGACGAGCAGAGCATCAACACCCGTGCCGCGCTCGTCAACGTGCTGGGCGATCTGCTCGGCTCGATCGCCGCCATCGCGGCCGGCGCCGTCATCCACTTCACGGGCTGGGTGCGCATCGACCCGATCCTGTCGATCTTCGTGTCGCTGCTGATCCTCAAGTCGACGGTGGGCATCCTGCGCGAGTCCTATCACTTCCTGATGGAAGGCGTGCCGCGCCACATCGATTACCTGCAGATCGGCGCCGACCTCGCGGCCATCGCGGGCGTACGCTCCGTGCACGACCTGCACGTGTGGGACATGTCGCCGGGCGAGCCCGCGCTGATCGGCCACCTCGAGATCGACGACCTGACCGCCTGGCCCGACGTGCTGCGCACCGTGAAGGAGATGCTGCTCGACAAGCACGGCATCGACCACGTCACGCTCCAGCCCGAAACCGTGCACTGA
- a CDS encoding MlaD family protein — protein sequence MNDKDISPDEPKHVEAKALFLLVLIGALIVAFFLYVMYARGVFEKTQQLVLVADDSEGVIPGMDMSFAGFPIGRVRQVELGRDGKVNVIVDIAKNDAKWLRTTSVFTLERSVVGETRLRAYSGVLTDPPLPDHAQRPVLRGDAAAEIPRLLATARTLLENLETMTRADSHIGNTLANVEALSGRLSGRYGLLGTALGGDAEAEKLLQTLHRVDTLLAKTDRRVFGKNGVMDDAQGAIRELNGLLADARGTLQKADAVLAEAQAVAKNAHAATDDLGHLRGEVDASLRKVNRLVDEINRKWPFKHDTEIKLP from the coding sequence ATGAACGACAAAGACATTTCCCCGGACGAGCCGAAACACGTGGAAGCGAAGGCGCTGTTCCTGCTCGTCCTGATCGGCGCGCTGATCGTCGCCTTCTTCCTGTACGTGATGTACGCGCGCGGCGTGTTCGAGAAGACGCAGCAGCTGGTGCTGGTGGCCGACGATTCCGAGGGCGTGATCCCGGGCATGGACATGAGTTTCGCCGGCTTCCCCATCGGGCGCGTGCGCCAGGTGGAGCTGGGCCGCGACGGCAAGGTGAACGTCATCGTCGACATCGCGAAAAACGATGCGAAATGGCTGCGCACGACCAGCGTGTTCACGCTCGAGCGCAGCGTCGTCGGCGAGACCCGGCTGCGCGCGTACAGCGGCGTGCTGACGGATCCGCCGCTGCCCGACCACGCCCAGCGTCCGGTCCTGCGCGGCGACGCGGCGGCCGAGATCCCGCGCCTGCTCGCGACGGCGCGCACGCTGCTGGAAAACCTGGAGACCATGACCCGCGCCGATTCCCACATCGGCAACACGCTGGCCAACGTCGAGGCGCTGTCGGGCCGCCTGTCCGGCCGCTATGGCCTGCTGGGCACGGCGCTGGGCGGCGACGCCGAGGCGGAAAAGCTGCTGCAGACGCTGCACCGCGTGGACACCCTGCTGGCCAAGACGGACCGGCGCGTGTTCGGCAAGAACGGCGTGATGGACGACGCGCAGGGCGCGATCCGCGAATTGAACGGCCTGCTGGCCGACGCGCGCGGCACCCTGCAGAAGGCCGATGCCGTGCTGGCGGAGGCGCAGGCCGTCGCCAAGAACGCGCACGCCGCCACCGACGACCTGGGCCACCTGCGCGGCGAGGTCGATGCGAGCCTGCGCAAGGTGAACCGCCTCGTCGACGAGATCAACCGCAAATGGCCGTTCAAGCACGATACGGAGATCAAGCTGCCATGA
- a CDS encoding alpha/beta fold hydrolase encodes MSEPRLKSVLCSSPAGLHRMAYKEWGDPANTNVLVCVHGVTRVADDFDALAQAMSDRYRVVCPDVAGRGRSDRLRDPALYVIPQYVADMVTLIARVTAGSEDEGVHWFGTSMGGLVGIGLASLPGNPIRRMVLNDIGPVLDPAAMARIGDYIGQALRFKTFEEGAAFVRTTSTPFGPHSEEEWDKLARDVLVQQPDGQWVRHYDLGLAAPFKALTPEKVARDEAQLWAAYDAIRCPTLLVRGELSDLLSRATAEEMTRRGPKPRLVEIAGVGHAPTFLQPAQIAIAREFLTG; translated from the coding sequence ATGAGCGAACCGAGGCTGAAATCCGTGCTGTGCAGTTCGCCCGCCGGCCTGCACCGCATGGCGTACAAGGAGTGGGGCGATCCCGCCAACACGAATGTGCTCGTCTGCGTGCACGGCGTGACGCGCGTGGCGGACGATTTCGACGCGCTGGCGCAAGCCATGAGCGACCGCTACCGCGTGGTGTGCCCGGACGTCGCGGGGCGCGGCCGTTCCGACCGGCTGCGCGACCCGGCGCTGTACGTCATTCCGCAATACGTGGCCGACATGGTGACCCTGATCGCGCGCGTGACCGCGGGCAGCGAGGACGAAGGCGTCCACTGGTTCGGCACGTCGATGGGCGGCCTGGTCGGCATCGGCCTCGCGTCGCTGCCGGGTAACCCGATCCGCCGGATGGTGCTGAACGACATCGGGCCCGTGCTGGACCCGGCCGCGATGGCGCGCATCGGCGACTACATCGGCCAGGCCCTCCGCTTCAAGACGTTCGAGGAAGGCGCCGCGTTCGTGCGGACAACCTCCACGCCGTTCGGTCCGCACAGCGAGGAAGAATGGGACAAGCTGGCGCGCGACGTGCTCGTGCAGCAGCCGGACGGCCAGTGGGTGCGCCACTACGACCTCGGCCTGGCCGCGCCCTTCAAGGCGCTGACGCCGGAGAAGGTGGCGCGGGACGAGGCGCAGCTGTGGGCGGCGTACGATGCGATCCGCTGTCCTACGCTGCTCGTGCGCGGAGAATTGTCCGACCTGCTGTCGCGCGCGACGGCGGAAGAGATGACGCGGCGCGGACCGAAGCCGCGGCTGGTGGAGATCGCGGGCGTGGGCCATGCGCCCACGTTCCTGCAGCCGGCACAGATCGCGATCGCGCGGGAATTTTTGACCGGCTGA